A stretch of the Glycine soja cultivar W05 chromosome 13, ASM419377v2, whole genome shotgun sequence genome encodes the following:
- the LOC114381652 gene encoding uncharacterized protein LOC114381652, translated as MKRSLLGPCKAEVESTTADEATAAKSPSPMLRECNICGKVFSSGKALGGHRRSHFQKHQKKVKVRFTNHSSKAGDSSNINRANNCDYDADDDGKRICCICKKEFPTKNALFGHMRSHPERSWKGVSPPTRSPNKNSSSSSLSSYTFSSQNSDSMEKNMEQYRDDDYVDCVGGGGGNIVIIDLSTFTSPSWLKTDVRGRKCIGAYEAAETLTYLSAYSKYFCSESNRVSPKKDEVLSKSAPPLIKNGKRKVGESSSSKKHKVKKIKFYLNGELKIGKKNDGDGEFDDDKGEKLNRCKGLSKSGVGRILYMDDEVEEEEGVDEAFDDVITEVVAPAKVQDHVDERKVKRVVDHKGKNSKKLVMKFKAKDTEYENGGQEKEKVGGYKCGACGKKFSTFQGLGGHRSVHKEKNTEIMDESNRSKAVVADQEDNSSSSSNMHKVDEATMNEAPLPTDETTANEKAPLLADEACQSSPCTKKLDFDLNELPCGMKD; from the coding sequence ATGAAAAGATCGCTCTTGGGTCCTTGCAAAGCTGAGGTTGAATCAACAACGGCTGATGAGGCAACTGCAGCGAAAAGCCCTTCACCAATGCTACGTGAGTGCAATATTTGCGGCAAGGTCTTCAGCAGCGGCAAGGCTTTGGGGGGTCACCGAAGATCGCACTTTCAAAAGCACCAGAAGAAGGTAAAAGTCCGTTTCACCAATCACTCGTCAAAAGCTGGTGATAGCAGCAACATTAATAGGGCTAATAATTGTGATTACGATGCTGATGATGATGGGAAACGCATTTGTTGCATTTGCAAGAAggaatttcccaccaaaaacgCATTGTTTGGCCACATGCGATCTCACCCTGAGAGGTCATGGAAGGGTGTGTCTCCTCCCACTCGTTCTCCCAATAAGAactcctcatcttcttctctctcttcttacACTTTTTCTTCCCAAAATTCTGATTCTATGGAGAAAAACATGGAACAGTATCGtgatgatgattatgttgattgTGTTGGTGGGGGTGGGGgtaatattgttattattgatctTTCAACTTTTACTTCACCCAGTTGGCTTAAGACTGATGTGAGAGGCAGAAAGTGTATTGGGGCTTATGAGGCTGCTGAAACCCTCACTTACCTAAGTGCTTATTCTAAGTACTTTTGCAGTGAGTCTAATAGGGTTTCTCCCAAGAAGGATGAAGTGCTGTCGAAAAGTGCTCCACCTCTAATCAAGAATGGCAAAAGGAAGGTTGGTGAATCGTCATCGAGCAAGAAACATAAGGTGAAAAAGATTAAGTTTTATCTGAATGGTGAATTGAAGATCGGAAAGAAAAATGATGGGGACGGtgaatttgatgatgataaGGGTGAGAAGCTGAATAGGTGCAAGGGTTTATCTAAATCTGGGGTTGGAAGAATTTTGTATATGGATGATGAGGTGGAAGAGGAGGAGGGTGTGGACGAGGCTTTCGACGATGTGATCACTGAGGTGGTTGCTCCTGCTAAGGTGCAAGATCACGTTGATGAAAGGAAGGTGAAGAGGGTGGTGGACCATAAAGGGAAGAACAGTAAGAAACTGGTGATGAAATTTAAGGCAAAAGACACAGAATATGAGAATGGAGgtcaagagaaagagaaagtgggTGGGTATAAATGTGGAGCTTGTGGGAAAAAATTTTCAACTTTCCAAGGCTTGGGAGGGCACAGATCAGTGCACAAGGAGAAGAACACTGAGATCATGGACGAGTCGAACCGCTCCAAAGCTGTTGTTGCTGATCAAGAAGACAATTCTTCCAGCTCTAGTAACATGCACAAGGTGGATGAGGCCACAATGAATGAAGCACCATTACCAACAGACGAGACAACAGCGAATGAAAAGGCACCATTGCTGGCAGATGAGGCATGTCAATCTTCTCCATGTACCAAGAAATTGGATTTTGATCTGAATGAGCTGCCTTGTGGTATGAAGGATTAA